From Synoicihabitans lomoniglobus, the proteins below share one genomic window:
- a CDS encoding IS30 family transposase — translation MSQHKTLAADLGLKVFFCHLHSPWERGTCESQNGHIRHYLPKGTDLSAVFYQQLSAYQEMLNERPRKILGWKSPAQCFQDLISSLSSN, via the coding sequence ATGTCCCAGCACAAGACTCTCGCCGCCGATCTCGGTCTCAAAGTCTTCTTCTGTCACCTACACAGTCCTTGGGAACGTGGCACCTGCGAAAGCCAAAACGGTCATATCCGCCACTACCTGCCCAAAGGCACCGACCTCTCCGCTGTCTTCTATCAGCAACTCAGCGCCTATCAGGAAATGCTCAACGAGCGCCCTCGAAAAATCCTCGGATGGAAGTCTCCCGCACAATGCTTCCAGGATCTTATATCATCTCTTTCTTCAAACTGA
- a CDS encoding glycine--tRNA ligase, with protein MSTPAESSANLMEAIVSLAKRRGFVFQSSEIYGGYNGFFDFGPLGIELKKNIRDCWWDDMVRRRDDIVGIETSIIMHPKVWQASGHVDGFTDPLVDCKTSKQRYRADQLFFAAVVVDGTTHGYVSALESEDTAGELQTAAEKVKRKQALQGTLAPVEVIEFTEATPEQIPLIPSPATGEPGSLTPPRAFNMMFETNVGALRDGSSVSYLRPETAQGMFVDFKNVVDTGRVKLPFGIAQIGKSFRNEITPRNFIFRSREFEQMEMEYFIHEDADWETAHKEWIQWCWDWLVSIGLPESHLSLFDHEKAKLAFYSRGTTDIMFKYPFGVQELWGIAARGNYDLNQHAKASGKPQEIFDEDSKKKFVPHVIEPAVGVDRIFLAVLAAAYAEEEVTDDKGKTETRTVLRLSPRIAPVKVAVLPLLKNKEVLTTRAKALYKKLQRRFAVFYDEAGAIGRRYRRQDEIGTPWCVTIDFDTIEKEGDTFTLRERDSMAQRRVTEAELFALLDEHVY; from the coding sequence ATGTCCACGCCTGCCGAGTCCTCCGCCAACCTCATGGAAGCCATTGTATCGCTCGCGAAGCGCCGCGGCTTCGTGTTCCAGTCGTCCGAAATCTACGGCGGCTACAACGGCTTCTTCGACTTCGGTCCCCTCGGCATCGAGCTCAAGAAGAACATCCGCGACTGCTGGTGGGATGACATGGTGCGCCGCCGCGACGACATCGTCGGCATCGAGACCTCCATCATCATGCACCCCAAGGTCTGGCAGGCCTCCGGCCACGTCGACGGCTTCACCGACCCGCTCGTGGACTGTAAAACGTCCAAACAACGTTACCGCGCCGACCAACTCTTTTTCGCCGCTGTCGTCGTCGACGGCACCACCCACGGCTACGTCTCGGCCCTCGAATCCGAAGACACCGCCGGCGAGCTCCAAACCGCCGCCGAGAAGGTGAAACGCAAACAAGCCCTGCAAGGCACGCTCGCCCCCGTCGAAGTGATCGAATTCACCGAAGCCACGCCCGAGCAGATCCCGCTCATCCCTTCGCCCGCCACCGGCGAACCCGGTAGCCTCACCCCGCCCCGCGCGTTCAATATGATGTTCGAGACCAACGTCGGCGCGCTGCGCGATGGTTCGTCGGTCTCCTACCTGCGCCCCGAGACCGCTCAGGGCATGTTTGTTGATTTCAAAAACGTCGTCGACACCGGCCGCGTGAAACTGCCCTTCGGCATTGCCCAGATCGGCAAGTCCTTCCGCAACGAAATCACCCCGCGCAACTTCATCTTCCGCTCCCGCGAGTTCGAGCAGATGGAGATGGAATACTTCATCCATGAAGACGCCGATTGGGAGACCGCCCACAAGGAATGGATCCAGTGGTGCTGGGACTGGCTCGTCTCCATCGGCCTGCCCGAGTCGCACCTCAGTCTCTTCGATCACGAGAAGGCCAAGCTCGCCTTCTACTCCCGCGGCACGACGGACATCATGTTCAAATATCCGTTTGGCGTGCAGGAACTCTGGGGCATCGCCGCCCGCGGCAACTACGACCTCAACCAACACGCCAAAGCGTCCGGCAAGCCGCAGGAAATCTTCGACGAAGACTCCAAAAAGAAGTTCGTGCCGCACGTCATCGAACCCGCCGTCGGCGTCGACCGCATCTTCCTCGCCGTGCTCGCCGCCGCCTACGCGGAGGAGGAAGTCACCGACGACAAAGGCAAAACGGAGACCCGCACCGTGCTGCGCCTCTCGCCCAGAATTGCCCCGGTCAAAGTGGCCGTGTTGCCTCTCCTCAAGAACAAGGAAGTGCTCACGACCCGCGCCAAGGCCCTCTACAAAAAGCTCCAGCGCCGCTTTGCCGTATTCTACGACGAAGCCGGAGCGATCGGCCGCCGCTACCGTCGCCAGGACGAGATCGGCACCCCCTGGTGCGTGACCATCGACTTCGATACAATCGAGAAAGAAGGCGACACCTTCACCCTCCGCGAACGCGACTCCATGGCCCAACGCCGCGTGACCGAAGCCGAGCTCTTCGCCCTACTCGACGAACACGTCTACTAA
- a CDS encoding IS701 family transposase codes for MSEAFDSLLDGLAPVFDLPEDFARARTQWLAGLLNLGRHTVTGALSTAGSQHRDWSADYRLLQRLPVEPIFAHVRTEALAATDATRPWVVALDDSITRKTGRCIPGCGWRKDPLGPPFNVNFIWGQRVLQFSAAMPADDGSARLVPVDWQEAPLPKKPSRHADAQAQAAYVEARKQANINKVAAERMAHLRTATQRPIHWVSDGRFTNRTLLRQLPENTVLIGRVRKDTKLYAPYAAQPGKNGRPRKYGDTLPTPEQLRVDDTVGWTRVSAFAAAKRHDFKIKTQGPVLARITGVDTLVQVVVIAPLGYRLKTGGKLLYRQPAYLICTDADVPLAEILQEYLWRWDIEVNFKDEKDLLGVSEAQLREPEAVRRQPACAVAAYALLLLAGHKTYGSNRLPPSVPLAKWRRREPPRRATTGLLINQLRVELWSRHLRPDSLSHFCSRTRPIHKSDKPATDLASALFYSHN; via the coding sequence TTGAGCGAAGCGTTCGATTCCCTGCTCGATGGTCTCGCGCCGGTCTTCGACTTGCCCGAGGACTTTGCGCGCGCCCGCACGCAATGGCTGGCTGGGTTGCTCAACCTGGGCCGCCACACGGTGACCGGTGCATTGAGCACCGCTGGCTCCCAGCACCGGGACTGGTCGGCGGATTATCGGTTGCTGCAACGCCTGCCGGTCGAGCCGATCTTCGCACACGTGCGCACCGAGGCACTGGCTGCCACCGATGCCACCCGGCCCTGGGTGGTCGCATTGGACGACTCCATCACACGCAAGACCGGCCGGTGCATCCCCGGCTGCGGCTGGCGCAAGGACCCCCTCGGTCCGCCCTTCAACGTCAACTTCATCTGGGGCCAGCGCGTGCTCCAGTTCAGCGCCGCGATGCCCGCCGACGACGGCTCCGCCCGGCTGGTGCCGGTGGACTGGCAAGAGGCTCCATTGCCCAAAAAGCCCTCGCGTCACGCCGACGCCCAGGCGCAGGCGGCGTATGTGGAGGCGCGCAAACAGGCCAACATCAACAAAGTCGCCGCCGAACGCATGGCGCACCTGCGCACCGCGACCCAACGGCCCATCCACTGGGTGAGCGACGGGCGCTTCACCAACCGCACCCTCCTGCGCCAACTGCCGGAAAACACCGTGCTGATCGGCCGGGTGCGCAAGGACACCAAACTCTACGCGCCCTACGCAGCGCAGCCCGGCAAGAACGGCCGCCCCCGCAAGTATGGCGACACCTTGCCCACGCCCGAACAGCTGCGCGTGGACGACACCGTCGGGTGGACCCGGGTGTCGGCCTTTGCGGCCGCAAAGCGTCACGACTTTAAGATCAAAACCCAGGGGCCGGTGCTCGCCCGTATCACCGGAGTCGATACGCTGGTGCAGGTGGTCGTGATCGCGCCCCTGGGCTACCGATTGAAAACAGGCGGCAAATTGCTCTACCGGCAGCCCGCCTACCTGATCTGCACCGATGCGGACGTGCCGCTCGCAGAGATCTTGCAGGAATACCTCTGGCGCTGGGACATCGAGGTCAACTTCAAGGACGAAAAGGACCTGCTCGGTGTCAGCGAAGCGCAGTTGCGCGAACCCGAGGCGGTGCGCCGCCAGCCCGCCTGCGCGGTGGCCGCGTATGCGCTCCTGTTGCTCGCCGGGCACAAAACCTACGGCTCGAATCGACTGCCGCCCTCGGTGCCCCTCGCCAAATGGCGACGTCGTGAACCCCCGCGCCGCGCCACGACTGGCCTGCTCATCAACCAGCTGCGCGTCGAACTGTGGTCGCGCCACCTACGGCCGGACAGTTTATCGCACTTCTGCTCTCGCACCCGGCCAATCCACAAATCGGATAAACCCGCCACCGACCTCGCCTCCGCCCTGTTCTACTCCCATAATTAA
- a CDS encoding type II toxin-antitoxin system VapC family toxin, translating into MKAVIDSDVLIDYLQGVTAAREELIRYGRPCYSIISYMELLVGAQTTAERQAAEALLASLERVELSERVARRAVELRQNLRLKLPDAIVLASAETEGCILVTRNTRDFPANDPRVRFPYAV; encoded by the coding sequence GTGAAGGCCGTCATCGATAGCGACGTTCTGATCGACTACCTTCAAGGGGTGACGGCCGCCCGTGAAGAGCTGATCCGCTACGGTCGACCCTGCTACTCGATCATTTCCTACATGGAGCTCTTGGTCGGTGCCCAAACCACTGCGGAACGCCAGGCGGCAGAGGCACTGCTCGCCTCGCTGGAGCGGGTGGAGCTGAGCGAAAGAGTCGCCCGTCGTGCGGTAGAGTTGCGCCAAAATCTCCGCCTCAAGCTTCCCGACGCCATCGTGCTCGCCAGCGCCGAAACCGAAGGCTGTATTCTCGTAACCCGCAACACCCGCGATTTCCCCGCCAACGACCCGCGAGTCCGCTTCCCCTACGCGGTCTGA
- a CDS encoding CopG family transcriptional regulator, protein MRTIIELPDDQVTALAELCDREKISRAEAIRRAVDVMLTEKQVLSRDAAFGAWAQRGDSRTAVDGLREEWNR, encoded by the coding sequence ATGAGAACCATCATCGAACTCCCTGACGATCAGGTGACGGCACTGGCCGAACTGTGCGACCGGGAAAAGATCTCCCGTGCCGAGGCCATCCGACGCGCTGTCGATGTGATGCTCACCGAGAAGCAGGTCCTCTCCCGCGACGCGGCTTTCGGTGCGTGGGCCCAACGCGGCGACAGCCGCACCGCCGTGGATGGCCTCCGGGAAGAGTGGAACCGGTGA
- a CDS encoding M48 family metallopeptidase, translated as MKFVRRDLGESAEASAGGGDRGLRREIVVLVAGIGGLILGAYFGVGFLVEWTLPLISPEREQRWFAEFPVEKSEVVLDAARRDQLFEAQVILDQLTRQPEVPQIPYKLIMVPDRDPNAFAVPGGTIVLTTGLMDVLDGHEIALAFVLGHELGHFAQRDHLRGMGRSIGRGLVWALIFGGSGGVDVVSDRANRLLDLGHSRQQERGADGFGVRLVLAAYGTVEGGERLFSWLAETAQSNAGLTLLSSHPAPEDRIAALRASAAEYAAGAGVK; from the coding sequence ATGAAATTCGTCCGACGTGACCTGGGGGAATCCGCCGAGGCCAGCGCGGGCGGAGGCGACCGCGGACTGCGGCGCGAGATCGTGGTATTGGTCGCGGGAATCGGTGGCCTGATTCTGGGAGCGTATTTCGGCGTGGGCTTTTTGGTGGAGTGGACGTTGCCGCTCATCTCTCCCGAGCGCGAACAGCGGTGGTTCGCGGAGTTTCCCGTGGAAAAAAGCGAGGTGGTTCTGGATGCTGCCCGGCGCGATCAATTGTTCGAGGCGCAGGTGATTTTGGACCAACTCACGCGCCAGCCGGAGGTGCCGCAGATCCCGTATAAATTGATCATGGTGCCCGACCGTGATCCCAATGCGTTTGCGGTGCCGGGCGGGACGATCGTGCTCACCACCGGTTTGATGGATGTGCTCGATGGCCATGAGATCGCGCTCGCGTTTGTGCTCGGCCATGAACTCGGCCATTTCGCGCAGCGTGATCATTTGCGCGGCATGGGGCGGTCGATCGGACGCGGGCTGGTGTGGGCGCTGATTTTCGGCGGCAGCGGCGGGGTCGATGTGGTGTCCGATCGGGCCAACCGACTGCTCGACCTCGGGCACTCGCGGCAACAGGAGCGCGGAGCGGATGGCTTCGGTGTGCGTCTGGTGTTGGCGGCTTACGGCACGGTTGAAGGCGGCGAGCGCTTGTTCTCGTGGTTGGCCGAGACCGCACAGTCGAACGCCGGGCTGACGTTGTTGTCCTCGCACCCCGCTCCGGAAGATCGTATCGCCGCGTTGCGCGCGAGCGCGGCGGAGTATGCCGCCGGGGCGGGGGTTAAGTAA
- a CDS encoding IS4 family transposase yields MKINTLYLPGFCHRLCGSSSKRGAGALSGRALKLDGLAALLARFIAPATFAGVGKRDRIYTPWVTFCAFLGQVLQRGASCRDAVRRVQAWHLKAGSATAVDDATGGYCQARSRLPIAVLRTAFNQLAEMALLRSRTEDQWLGHTVKVIDGGGLSMPDTAANRKVYPYAGGQRKGCGFPTGQMVGLFSLATGHLVKFVLSSWKAHEAPLARQLIGWVKQGEVLLADRGFCNWGLISLLHRKGVDVVMRLHQARRTGTGEVCWPKPQRQGRWGKCLWNELPQSLTLRVVRFRAAVPGFRTDRIAVVTTLLDEAKYPDAVIAELYLRRWQVELHFRDIKTTLGLDVLRTQTPEMIEKEVHLQAIAYNVVRLLMLEAARQHDVPPARLSFKGTVSTLRAFAPLFATNARQAAQRFEELLLALAADLVPDRPHRSEPRAIKRRPKVYQLMTKPRHHMRVSISRRQ; encoded by the coding sequence ATGAAGATCAACACGTTGTATCTGCCAGGGTTTTGTCATCGTTTGTGCGGGAGCTCGTCGAAGCGGGGTGCCGGCGCTCTGAGCGGTCGCGCACTCAAGCTTGATGGGTTGGCGGCGTTGCTGGCGCGTTTCATTGCTCCTGCCACGTTCGCTGGGGTGGGTAAGCGCGACCGGATCTATACGCCGTGGGTCACCTTTTGCGCGTTTCTGGGGCAAGTGCTGCAACGCGGAGCGAGCTGCCGTGACGCAGTGCGTCGAGTCCAGGCGTGGCATTTGAAGGCCGGGTCGGCCACGGCGGTCGACGACGCCACCGGAGGTTATTGTCAGGCCCGTTCGCGGTTGCCGATTGCGGTATTGCGCACCGCCTTTAACCAGCTCGCCGAGATGGCTCTTCTGCGCAGCCGCACCGAGGACCAATGGTTGGGCCATACGGTCAAGGTGATCGACGGCGGCGGGCTTTCGATGCCCGACACCGCCGCCAATCGGAAAGTCTATCCCTACGCTGGCGGTCAGCGCAAAGGGTGTGGTTTTCCGACGGGACAGATGGTCGGGCTGTTTTCATTGGCCACCGGCCATTTAGTGAAGTTTGTCCTCTCATCATGGAAGGCTCACGAGGCACCCTTGGCCCGTCAGTTGATTGGCTGGGTGAAGCAAGGTGAGGTCTTACTGGCCGATCGAGGGTTTTGTAACTGGGGACTGATTAGTCTTTTGCACCGAAAAGGCGTGGACGTGGTGATGCGCCTGCATCAAGCGCGTCGGACCGGCACCGGCGAGGTCTGCTGGCCCAAGCCCCAGCGGCAGGGGCGGTGGGGAAAATGCTTGTGGAACGAGTTGCCGCAGAGCCTGACGTTGCGCGTGGTGCGCTTCCGCGCCGCAGTGCCGGGCTTTCGCACCGACCGCATCGCGGTGGTGACCACGCTGCTCGATGAAGCAAAGTATCCCGACGCGGTTATTGCCGAACTTTACCTGCGCCGCTGGCAGGTGGAACTGCACTTCCGCGATATTAAGACCACGCTCGGACTCGATGTGTTGCGCACGCAAACCCCCGAGATGATCGAGAAGGAAGTCCACCTCCAGGCCATCGCTTACAACGTGGTGCGCTTGCTCATGCTGGAGGCCGCCCGGCAGCACGACGTGCCACCCGCGCGCCTGTCGTTCAAGGGCACGGTGAGCACGCTGCGCGCCTTTGCTCCATTATTTGCCACCAACGCCCGGCAGGCTGCCCAACGCTTCGAGGAGTTGTTGCTCGCGCTCGCCGCCGACCTCGTGCCCGACCGACCCCATCGCAGTGAACCGCGCGCCATCAAACGCAGACCCAAAGTCTACCAACTGATGACCAAACCTCGGCACCACATGCGTGTATCCATATCACGGCGACAATAA
- a CDS encoding trimeric intracellular cation channel family protein, with protein sequence MALSASVTNPFFLPIWFELGAVGLMSMTGAIVAIKRGYDVVGLASLSLLVGLGGSLIRDGIFLQQGPPAALANPLYIEMALFGGAVGALLGERVHYFRRIIAGVDALALGAYAAYGVQKALGADISIPAAIVVGVVNALGGGLLRDVITNEEPLVFRPGQFYALVALAAATLFVVLTVQLHLRPTVSAGWVIAATFVFRVMTILFNWKTAPLAPPTAAPPSI encoded by the coding sequence ATGGCGCTTTCAGCTTCCGTTACCAATCCCTTTTTCCTGCCCATCTGGTTCGAGCTGGGGGCGGTCGGCTTGATGTCGATGACGGGGGCGATCGTCGCGATCAAACGCGGTTACGATGTGGTGGGCCTGGCTTCGTTGTCGTTGCTGGTGGGACTGGGCGGCAGCTTGATTCGCGACGGCATTTTCCTCCAGCAAGGACCACCGGCGGCGTTGGCCAATCCGCTCTACATCGAGATGGCCCTGTTCGGCGGTGCGGTGGGGGCGTTGCTCGGTGAGCGCGTGCATTATTTCCGACGCATCATTGCCGGCGTGGACGCCTTGGCGCTCGGTGCCTATGCCGCCTATGGAGTGCAAAAGGCGCTCGGAGCAGACATTTCGATCCCGGCTGCCATCGTGGTCGGCGTGGTCAACGCGCTCGGTGGCGGCCTGTTGCGTGATGTGATCACCAATGAAGAGCCGTTGGTGTTTCGCCCTGGTCAATTTTACGCGCTGGTGGCCCTGGCGGCGGCGACATTGTTTGTGGTGCTGACGGTGCAGCTGCACCTGCGCCCGACGGTCTCGGCCGGGTGGGTGATCGCGGCGACGTTTGTTTTCCGGGTGATGACGATTCTATTCAATTGGAAGACCGCGCCCCTGGCCCCACCGACGGCCGCGCCGCCCTCGATTTGA
- a CDS encoding YbjQ family protein produces the protein MNDLLLTNLETVPGRRIIEHYGLVSGSTVRAKNVGRDIAASLKNLVGGELKGYTELLAEARNEAVLRMNAQAAAMGANAVVNVRFSTSSVAQGAAELYVYGTAVRVE, from the coding sequence ATGAATGATCTCCTTTTGACGAATCTGGAAACCGTGCCGGGTCGGCGCATTATCGAGCACTACGGGCTCGTTTCCGGCAGCACGGTGAGAGCGAAAAACGTCGGCCGTGACATTGCGGCGAGTTTGAAAAATCTCGTGGGCGGAGAGCTCAAGGGCTACACGGAACTCCTCGCCGAAGCGCGGAACGAAGCGGTTCTCCGCATGAACGCGCAGGCGGCGGCGATGGGCGCCAATGCAGTCGTCAATGTGCGCTTTTCCACCTCGTCGGTCGCCCAGGGGGCCGCCGAACTCTACGTCTACGGCACGGCCGTGCGGGTCGAGTAA
- a CDS encoding YbjQ family protein produces MDTTTTQGQLDLAFVLLFYALPLVGLVVFGGVGIITERRHYASIRQREQTGRRIPMVPVRTHDPDQVVVESRLVSASVVISLDYFKRFLASLRNIFGGRVRSYETLMDRARREVILRLQAQCPNADMVLNFRLETSSIANTRGKKGAGGVEVLAYGTMVRFAAPGTTPPPLH; encoded by the coding sequence ATGGATACCACGACAACTCAGGGTCAGTTGGATCTGGCGTTTGTGCTGCTGTTTTATGCGCTCCCGCTGGTGGGGTTGGTGGTGTTTGGCGGTGTCGGTATCATCACGGAGCGGCGGCACTACGCCTCGATCCGGCAGCGTGAACAAACCGGTCGCCGCATTCCCATGGTGCCGGTGCGGACTCATGATCCCGACCAGGTGGTGGTGGAGTCGCGGCTCGTCTCGGCGTCGGTCGTGATCTCGCTCGATTATTTCAAGCGATTCCTCGCGAGCTTGCGTAACATTTTTGGTGGGCGGGTGCGCTCCTACGAGACGCTGATGGATCGGGCCCGTCGGGAGGTCATTTTACGTCTGCAAGCGCAGTGTCCCAACGCCGATATGGTGCTGAATTTTCGTTTGGAAACGTCGAGCATCGCCAACACGCGCGGCAAGAAAGGCGCGGGCGGCGTCGAGGTGCTCGCCTACGGCACGATGGTGCGCTTCGCGGCGCCCGGGACCACGCCGCCGCCGCTGCATTGA
- a CDS encoding sodium:solute symporter family transporter, with protein sequence MNLEYLTLGAYFVLLIVIGGVFARFNKNLSDFVRGGARGTWWMVGTSMLMAGISAFTFTGNSSAIFEAGPSAIIIYVANITGFILGATFLGRWWRQSRAYTSGDLVRGRFGFGAEQTFVVTGIILNPLSAAIQLWALAVFVSAVFGLPVIWMITIIGVITLAYSTSGGMWGVMATDVVQGVIMYGMTLLMGVLCIMEVGGVGAFIENYQQMVAEGSFTFVKEAGQYTNDRYTGLWMVMAFVMQIISQIHLGAANKFLAAKDGREASKASWFCMVLMAVGVAVWFIPPMVARFLYTEEVLAAAVGDPATTSYAVAAAHVLPKGLLGVMIAAMFSATMSSMDWGLNTTTGVVVNNFILPLRKWMGKVTMPDLGQLRLCRTITVLLGILIISMSIGLSQQTRFAMFDSYMVIASIITVPITLPLVAGIFVRRMPGWYYFVMLGGGMIMSIYTVVDEKMNANVWVLQERSFLVVIGALVALLIAWPFRHRRSAADLTRETEFWERTQTPVDFQKEVGGSLDHAQARITGNLILVTGGLLLSFLLVPNTMGDRIAILCLAAFVLGCGALLRWTAGRSPKA encoded by the coding sequence ATGAATCTCGAATACCTCACCCTCGGTGCCTACTTTGTCTTGCTGATCGTGATTGGCGGGGTGTTTGCCCGGTTTAATAAAAACCTGAGCGACTTTGTGCGCGGCGGGGCGCGCGGCACGTGGTGGATGGTGGGCACGAGCATGCTCATGGCGGGCATCAGTGCGTTTACCTTTACGGGCAACAGTTCGGCGATTTTCGAGGCGGGGCCTTCGGCGATCATTATCTATGTCGCGAATATCACCGGGTTCATTCTCGGCGCGACGTTTCTCGGTCGTTGGTGGCGGCAGAGTCGGGCCTACACGTCTGGGGATTTGGTGCGGGGGCGTTTTGGCTTCGGCGCGGAACAGACGTTTGTGGTGACCGGGATTATCCTGAATCCGTTGAGTGCGGCCATTCAGCTTTGGGCGTTGGCGGTTTTTGTGAGTGCGGTGTTTGGTCTGCCGGTCATTTGGATGATCACGATTATCGGGGTGATCACCTTGGCCTACTCGACGTCGGGTGGCATGTGGGGCGTGATGGCGACCGATGTGGTCCAGGGCGTGATCATGTATGGCATGACGTTGTTGATGGGAGTGCTCTGCATCATGGAGGTCGGCGGCGTCGGCGCGTTTATCGAAAACTATCAACAAATGGTGGCGGAAGGCAGCTTCACATTCGTCAAAGAAGCGGGCCAATACACCAATGATCGTTACACCGGCTTGTGGATGGTGATGGCTTTCGTGATGCAGATCATTTCCCAGATCCACTTGGGGGCGGCCAATAAATTCCTCGCAGCTAAGGATGGTCGCGAAGCCTCGAAGGCGAGTTGGTTTTGCATGGTGCTGATGGCGGTGGGCGTGGCGGTGTGGTTCATCCCGCCGATGGTGGCCCGGTTCCTGTATACCGAGGAGGTTCTGGCGGCGGCGGTGGGCGATCCGGCGACCACGTCTTATGCGGTGGCGGCGGCGCACGTGTTGCCCAAAGGACTACTCGGCGTGATGATCGCCGCGATGTTCTCGGCCACCATGAGCAGTATGGACTGGGGGTTGAACACGACGACGGGCGTGGTCGTGAACAACTTCATCCTGCCGCTGCGCAAATGGATGGGCAAAGTCACGATGCCCGACCTCGGTCAACTGCGTCTCTGCCGCACCATCACGGTGTTGCTCGGCATTTTGATCATCAGCATGTCCATCGGTCTTTCGCAGCAGACGCGTTTCGCGATGTTCGATTCCTACATGGTCATTGCCTCGATCATTACGGTGCCGATCACGTTGCCCTTGGTGGCGGGTATTTTTGTGCGGCGGATGCCGGGCTGGTATTATTTCGTGATGCTCGGCGGCGGCATGATCATGTCGATTTACACGGTGGTGGATGAGAAGATGAACGCCAACGTGTGGGTATTGCAGGAGCGCAGCTTCCTCGTGGTGATCGGGGCGCTAGTGGCGCTGTTGATCGCGTGGCCCTTCCGCCACCGCCGCAGTGCGGCGGATCTGACGCGCGAAACCGAATTCTGGGAACGCACGCAGACTCCGGTTGATTTTCAAAAGGAAGTGGGCGGCTCGCTCGACCACGCGCAGGCACGGATCACGGGCAACCTGATTCTGGTCACCGGCGGCCTGCTACTTTCGTTTCTGCTGGTGCCGAATACGATGGGCGACCGGATCGCCATCCTATGTTTGGCGGCGTTTGTGCTCGGCTGCGGGGCGTTGTTGCGCTGGACCGCGGGACGTTCGCCGAAAGCATAG
- a CDS encoding ankyrin repeat domain-containing protein produces MKNVIYFAFAAALFGCREVKYSNNFPAGSNDSLEEVLIDAAAANDVDLVKKTLSIEKFVMSQELGGRALWAAYLNDSKESFTDLLGYHADPNYKNGWRALLVDSILNDRDFYFESLISEADNLDLNLKVDGRPVVFYSLLDTRLKYLKELLDSGVNVNTTSDAGVTPLFRAATVNQFEVVYYLLKRDADPFWRDSSGRDIASRIYNYSFELDPRRTELLERINSLLREKHNIDLDGGVISDSVVRNFDEATGKIPPMWLKNSGGSSPAKLNPLWISQFPDEYQKWYNSPANFKRKE; encoded by the coding sequence GTGAAAAATGTAATTTACTTCGCTTTTGCGGCAGCTTTATTTGGTTGTAGAGAAGTAAAATATAGTAATAATTTTCCGGCGGGCTCTAATGATTCGTTGGAGGAAGTTCTTATTGATGCAGCTGCAGCAAATGACGTCGATTTGGTCAAAAAGACGCTTAGTATCGAAAAATTTGTGATGTCTCAAGAATTAGGGGGGCGTGCTCTTTGGGCAGCATATCTAAATGACTCGAAAGAGAGTTTTACTGATTTATTGGGTTATCATGCTGATCCTAATTATAAAAATGGTTGGCGTGCTTTGTTGGTTGATTCTATTTTAAATGATAGAGATTTTTATTTTGAGAGTCTTATTTCGGAGGCGGATAATTTGGATCTGAATTTGAAAGTAGACGGTCGGCCGGTGGTTTTTTATTCTTTACTGGATACTCGACTAAAGTATCTAAAGGAATTATTAGACTCAGGTGTTAATGTAAACACTACCAGTGATGCCGGTGTGACTCCCCTTTTTCGGGCGGCGACGGTAAATCAATTTGAAGTCGTTTACTATTTGTTAAAGCGTGATGCTGATCCGTTTTGGAGAGATTCCTCTGGTCGAGACATCGCTTCACGAATTTATAACTATTCGTTTGAATTAGATCCGCGAAGAACCGAGTTGTTAGAAAGAATAAATAGTTTATTGCGTGAAAAGCATAACATCGATCTGGATGGAGGTGTGATTTCGGATTCCGTCGTAAGAAATTTTGATGAAGCAACGGGCAAGATTCCTCCAATGTGGTTAAAAAATTCGGGCGGAAGTAGCCCTGCTAAACTGAATCCGTTGTGGATTTCACAATTTCCGGACGAGTATCAAAAGTGGTATAATTCTCCCGCTAACTTTAAACGCAAGGAATGA